Below is a window of Halanaerobiaceae bacterium ANBcell28 DNA.
TACCTCAATACAAGGTTTCAAAAAAAGCATTAATAAATGGCTTGCAGAAAGCTTATATTCCTGGGCGTTTGGAATTAATTGAAAAAAAACCTATTATAATATTAGATGGTGCTCATAACCCAGATGGGATGGAGAAATTAGCATCATTTATTATGTCCAATGCTGCTGAAGAAGATGAATTCAAAGATAGTGAGAGTTTTAAGCAAAGAAAAATATATATGATATTTGCTGTCTTGAAAGATAAAGATTTGGAAAAAATTTTAAAAGAGATAAAAAGACTAATAAACCTAGACTTGTATATTTCAAAAAATAATGATCCTAGAGCACTGGATCCTTCAATAGTAAAAGAAGAAGCAGATTCTATGAAAATATCTAATCAAGTTATGAATTCTCCTTTTGAAGCTTTCAATTATGTAAAAAAGATAGCCAATAATAAGGACATAATAATCGTAAGTGGTTCTTTTGTTACCGTTGCTGAAGTTAAAAAGCATATTGAAGGCATAAGCAATGAATAATAAATAACTCAAAAAAACTTCCCTGGACAAAATCGATAAATCTGAGTATATACAATATTTATTTAAAAGATAGACTAGAAAAAGGTATAAAATATGCAGTTTATTCATAATAGTAATAGAGAAGGGAGTGAAGTATATGGAAAGAAGTAATAATATGTCTTTAACAGTTTTAGTTATAGTATTGGCGATGCTTGGCTTGCTAGTAGGGTATTTATTAGGAAATTGGTTTATACAATTGGTTACTGGTGGAACTGAAACACAACATCTAGCAGATTCGGGGAATAGAGTTGTTGAAGAGGAAATTATCTTGGAAGATGATTCATCCGATTCAGAAGAAAGTATTTCTAATTACTTTTCTCTAGATGATTCCCAAGGAAATTCATCAAATAATCAGAACCTAAATAATAATTCTATAAGTCAGAGCCAGCAATTTAGTACTCAGGGATTATATGTACTTCAAGTAGGAGCATTTAATAGTAGACAAAATGCTTTATCCTTAACTAGTGAATTACAAGACAAAGGTTTTCAAGCTGTTATAGCTGAAGGTGGAGTACCCTATAAAGTACAAATAAAGGCTTTTAATAATCGTGAGGAAGCTGAGGATATGCAAAAAGAAGTAGAGGCATTAGGATATGATTCTTTTATTACCCACTGAAGAGTGGGAATTTTTTTACCTTGTTTTTGTCCCACAGATGTATTATAATATGTTTAGTTTGTTTTAACTTTTTTTCTTTTTTTCGCTTTTATATTTATCTATTTGGATATTATGATAAAAAAATTTTCATCTTACAATATAATATGTTATAATTTATAAAGATAAATATTTACTATAATTTTAAAATTTAAGAAAAAGTAAAAACAGATTATCATATAATACATTAAGGGGTGAAAACATATATGGGTTCTTTAACATTTAAACAGGGTATTCATCCAGAATACAATAAAGAACTAAGTAATACGAAAGCTTTTCAAAAGGCAAAGAGACCTGAGCAAGTCATCATATCACTACAACAGCATATAGGAGCTCCCTGTCAACCTTTAGTGAAAAAAGGTGATCACGTGGATATGGGAGAAAAAATAGCTGATAGTGATAGTTTTGTATCAGCACCTATTCATGCCTCGGTATCAGGTACAGTTAAGGAAATTAAGACTATTCAAACACCGATTGGTAAGTCATCTCAAGGAATCGTTATCGATGCTGATGAAGAAGATACTCTTGCAAAAGGGATAGCTTCTCCAGGAAGCTTATCAGATTTAAGTCCTGATGATATCAAAAAAATTATAAGGGAAGCAGGAATAGTAGGAATGGGTGGTGCAATGTTCCCTACTCATGTCAAATTATCAATACCTGAAGGGAAGGAAGTTGACCATCTTATTCTTAATGGTGCTGAGTGTGAACCATATTTAACTGTTGACCATAGAATGATGATTGAGCGTCCTAATGATATCATATATGGTACTAAGTTACTAATGAAAGCTATATCTGTTAGTAAAGCTATTATAGGTATAGAGGAAAATAAGCCTGATGCAATTAAGATTATGAAAAAAGCTACAGCTAATGAGGATGGCATTGAAATAAAAGAATTAGAGACGAAGTATCCACAGGGTGGAGAAAAGATGTTAATTAAAGCTTTGTTGGATCGTACTGTGCCAGCAGGAGGTTTGCCTTTGGATATTGGTGTAGTGGTGAATAATATTACTACAGCCGTTGCAGTATCAGATGCAGTAAAAAAAGGTGTGCCATTGATCGAAAGAAGTGTTTCTGTAACAGGAAGTGGAGTTAATAACCCAATAAATTTAATTTATCGTATAGGTACAACAATTGATAAATTGATTGAAGAAGCTGGAGGCTTGACTGAGGATGCTAGCAAGGTAATTTTAGGAGGGCCTATGACTGGTTTTGCTCAACCTTCATTGGATATTGCCACTGTAAAAGGAACATCAGGTGTTTTGGTTTTAAGTAAAGATGAGGTAGCAGATTTTAATCCACAGCCATGTATTAAATGTGCTCGTTGTGTTGACGTTTGTCCTCAGTATTTAATGCCTGTCAATCTCTCTAAATATGCAGCAAAGGAAATGTTTGATGAACTGGAAGATTATCAGGTATTAAATTGCATAGAATGTGGATCGTGCTCATTTATTTGTCCGGCGAAGAGGCCGTTAATGCAATATATAAAAGTCGGAAAAAATGAAGTAATAGCCAAAAAAAGAAATAAGTCGTAGTAAGGGGTGAAGTAGAAAATGATGAAAGAACAGTTGGTAGTTTCGTCATCTCCTCACATTAGGAGTGCGACTACCGTTAGAGATATTATGTGGTCTGTAGTTGTGTCTTTAATACCAGCAGTTCTTGCTGCTGTGTACTTTTTTGGGATAAATGCTTTTCTTATCGTATCAGTTAGTATTTTTGGCTGTTTGCTAACAGAATTTCTCTTTCAAAAAGCAAGGGGTAAAGAAGTTACAATTAATGATGGTAGTGCGGTTATAACTGGCCTTTTATTGGCTCTGACTCTTCCTCCTACTGCTTCTTTGTGGATGGTATTAGTAGGTAGTGCAGTTGCCATTGGTTTGGGTAAGCAGGTTTTTGGTGGACTTGGGTATAATCCCTTTAATCCTGCTTTAGTAGGTAGGGCTTTTTTGCTGGCTGCTTATCCAGTACAAATGACTAATTGGATGATAGATGGTGTGACAACTGCTACTCCCTTAAACGTTATTGCTGAAAGCCAGTATATGACTGTTGAATATTGGGATTTATTTATAGGGAATGTTGCGGGTTCATTAGGTGAAACTTCTGCATTTGCATTATTGTTAGGTGCAGCATATTTGATTTACAAGGGATATATTAGTTGGAGAATTCCTTTGGGGATGTTATCGTCTGTTTTTATAGTGACTTATCTATTTGGTGGTGACCCTATTTTTCATCTTTTTGCAGGGGGTTTAATGTTAGGTGCCTTATACATGGCTACTGATATGGTTACTTCTCCAATTACCAAAAGTGGAAGGTGGATTTTTGGTTTTGGTGCTGGAATTATAGTTGTTATTATACGTCTTTGGGGTGGTTATCCAGAAGGAGTATTATATTCTATTCTTTTGATGAATATGACTGTGCCTCTTTTGAATCGTTATACTAGACCTCGTAGTTTTGGGGAGGGGGCAAAATAATGAAAAAAATAGTCTTGACATTAACATTACTAGGTATAATATCTGCTCTTTTATTGGCTTTTGTTTATCAGATTACTACACCGATAATTGAAGAACACCAAGAAAAAGCTAGAAGAGAAGCAGTATTAAATGTTTTGCCTGAGTCTGACAGCTATCAAGAGGTAGAAAAAAACGGTATTATTTTTTATGAAGGAAATGTAGAAAATGAGCTTGCTTTGATAGTTAGTGGCAGTGGTTTTCAAGGTGAAATAGAAATAATGGTGGGTGTAAATCCTACAGACGGAATGATTTATGCTATCAGAGTATTAAACCATTCTGAAACACCAGGACTTGGAGCTAATATAACTACTGATAGATTCTTAGCTAATTTTGAGAACAAACCTTTTGGGGATTATGATGTAGTCAAGAGGCCTATTAATAACGAATATGAGGTAGAGGGTATCTCTGGTGCTACTATTTCCTCTGAAAATGTTAGCACTATCATTGAAAGTGCTATTGAGAAAGTTTCAACGGTTTATGGAGGTGAGGCCTAATGCAATTACTGGAGGATTTTAAAAATGGCTTGTGGCAGGAAAATCCTGTTTTTAGGCTTGTTATTGGTATGTGTCCAACACTTGCGGTAACGAATACTGCAGTTAATGGACTGGCTATGGGACTAGCTACTAGTTTTGTTTTGATTTCATCTGAAATAGTAATCTCTTTAATAAAGAAATTAATTCCTAACAACGTTAGGATTCCTAGTTATATATTAATTATAGCTACTTTTGTTACCTTTGTGGATTATTTCTTGAAGGCTTTTGTGCCAGGGGTAGCAGCTTCATTAAGTTTGTTTGTTCCTTTGATTGTGGTAAACTGTTTGATTTTAGGAAGACAAGAGGCTTTTGCTTCAAAAAATCCTGTTCACCGGTCAATAGCAGATGCCTTGGGTATGGGGATTGGTTTTACCTGGGCGCTAGTAATTTTAAGTATAGTTCGTGAGCTATTAGGAATGGGTTCTATTTTTGGCTTGCAAATATTGGGTTCCTGGTATCCGCAAATGATAATTATGGTTTTACCAGCTGGAGCTTTTATTTCATTAGGTGTTTTAATTGGAATTATGAATTATATTTCTAGTAAAGGGGTGAGATAAATGGAACAGTTCACCCGGATTATATTATTATTTATAAGTACAGTTTTTGTTAATAATTTTATATTAGTTAGATTTTTAGGTATATGTCCTTTCTTAGGGGTTTCAAAACATGTGGAAACTGCTTTTAGTATGGGGCTGGCTACTACTTTTGTTATGACCCTAACTGGTATGGCTACATGGTTAATCAATACTTTTATTCTTGAGATGTTTAATCTACCATTTTTACAATATGTATCATTTATTATTGTAATTGCTTCATTGGTACAATTTGTGGAGATGTTTATAAAAAAGAGCAGTCCGGTTTTATATAAGGCACTGGGGATTTACTTGCCTTTGATTACAACTAATTGTGCTATTTTAGGTTTAGCTCTTTTGATACCTTTAAATGGATATAATTTTATAGAAAGTATTGTTTTTGGATTTGCTGCTGGTGTAGGTTTTACTCTAGCCATAGTTTTGATGGCTGGTTTAAGAGAGACTTTGGAGTTCGGTGATGTACCAGCTGCACTGAAAGGTGTTCCGATTACTTTAATAATTGCTGGTATTATGGCATTAGCATTTATGGGTTTTGCAGGTTTGATTTCTATATAGTTCGAAAATAAGTCTTTAAGATGTTTTTTGGAGGTGAAGTAATGGATTCGGTATATATATATTCTATTTTAAGTATGGGAGGATTAGGAGCTTTATTAGCTGCTGGCCTAGGATTTGCGTCAAAGGCTTTTTCAGTAGAGAAAGATATTAGAGTGGAAAAAATTGAAGAAGCTTTGCCAGGCGCTAATTGTGGAGCTTGTGGGTATGCAGGTTGTTCAGCTTTTGCTGAAGCTGTTGCTGCAGGTGAAGCCCCTGTGGGAGCTTGTCCTGTAGGTGGAGATAATACTGCCCAGACTCTTGGTGATATTATGGGTTCTAGTTCTGAATCGAGTGAAGCTTCTGTGGCTCAAGTCCTTTGTAGTGGGGGTTGGAAAGAGACACAGCGACCTGCAGAATATAGTGGAGTAAAAACATGTAAAGCTGCTAATATGATTCCTGGTGGGACTAAATCCTGCCAATATGGATGTCTGGGACTTGGGGATTGCGCCTTTGTTTGTCCATTTGATGCTATTGTAATGAGTGAAAATGGCCTACCTGAAATTGACCCAAAGAAATGTACTTCGTGTGGTAAGTGTGTTGAAGCTTGTCCTAGAAGTATTATTACACTTGCGCCAGTTTCCAAGCTAAATCATATACGTTGTTCTTCACAGGATTCAGGTAAACTGGTACGTAAAATATGTGAAGTAGGCTGTATTGGCTGTGGAATATGTGCTAAATCATGTCCTGTTGATGCGATTGCTATGGAAAATAATCTGGCTGTTTTAGATTATGATAAATGTGTTAACTGTGGTATATGTGCAGAAAAATGTCCTACAAATGCTATTGAATTTACAGCCGAGAGGATTAAAGAAATAAAGATAACTGATAATTGTGTTGGCTGTACCAGATGTGCTAAAGAGTGTCCTGTTGAGGCTATTTCTGGTGACTTAAAGGAAAAACATGAAATTGATCCAGAAGTTTGTATTAAATGTGGTATTTGTGATGATGTTTGTAAAGTGAAAGGTGCAATAGAAGTGAAGTATTAAAATGATGTACTCAGAAAGCAATTTTACGATATTATGAGCAGCGAGTAAGCTGCTCTTTTTTATGTGCTTTTTCAGTAATCACTTTTTATTTGCTTAAAAATGATATCTTGAATAAAATAGTGATTACATATTATAATAATATTATAATAAAGGAAATTCATTTTTTTTCTAGAATAATTGTTAATAAAAGTTGGATAAAAAGACTTAAACTAAATATCTCAAACTTCGCAGAGAAATTTATAGCATAAAGCCTGCTTAGCCATAACTTCATTCACCAAAAAAAGCTACCCCCAACTCCTCTTCCAGGCTATGAATAACAAAACAAACTAATTAAGTTTAATACGCTGCCACAGTGTTTTGTTATCCATTCATAGCCTTTCATGCGGGGCTGGTGCTTTTTTAATGTTCATTCAGCAAATGGCTAATCAGGAAGTATATTAAAACTATTATAGCAACTGCGAAGTTTGAGTAAATATTTTAAAAAGAGCTATATAGTAAAGGAGCTAAATGATGATGAATAATGAAAAAAAAATTCTAGCATTACTTGGTGATTTCTATCATCCAGCAGATTATTACACTGAAGGCTTACAGAATATCTTATCAAAAGATTTTAATTTGCAAATTGAGTCGGACTACAAAAAAGTAGATTGGGATAATTTAAATGATTATAATCTATTTATCTTAGCTGCCTCAGGTAAATTGAATCCAGAGAAATCAGATGAGATATGGATGACAGAAGAGCATGAAAGGAAAATTGAAAGTTTTTTAGAAACAGGTGCTTCTTTATTTGTATTACATTCTGGTTTAGCAGGTTATAATACTAATAGTTTAATTAGAGAAATATGTAAAGGGCATTTTTTGCATCATCCAGAAGAACATCCTAATATTACTGTAGACATTTTAAATAAAGAGCATAGTATTACTAGAGATATAGATGAGTTTCAGATTGTAGATGAGCAATACTTTGTTGATGTGGATAAAGATGATATCAATATATTGTTGGAAACAAAAACGGAAGAATATGGTACTGCAGCTGCAGCCTGGGTACATAATTATAAGAGTGGGAAAGTTTATTGTCTAACACCAGGACATACCATCGAGGTTTTAAATACAAAGATGATGCAAAAACTAATTTTGAATGGTGTTAATTATTGTATGAAAAATAAGTAAAGCAAGGATGGTACGAATTGGAATATATGGTTTTTCTTTTATTCGTTTTAGGCTTAGTCATAATAATTAAAGGTGGGAATGTTTTTATAGATGCAGCTGTTGTATTGGCTAAGAAATTACAAATATCTGAATTAATAATTGGAGCAACTATAGTGAGTCTTGGGACAACCCTGCCAGAAGTAGCTGCTTCTGTTAATGCAGCTTTACAGGGGGAGTCCCAGTTTGCATTAGGTAATGCTATTGGTTCAATTGATATAAATACAGGCTTTGTATTGGGTATATTAATTATTTTATCTAATATTACAATTAATAAAGCAGTATTTTGGAAAAAGGGCTTATTTCTAATTGCTTACATGCTAGTTTTAATCGTTCTTTCTCTCGATAATTTTATTAGTAGATTTGATGGCATGATTTTATTAGCTATGATGCTTATATATTTTTACATGTTTATTAATGAGTTTAAAAACAATCCAATAGAAACAAAAGTTGAATATGAAGAGGAGAGCACTTTAGCTATAGTTGTTTTTAATTTATTATTAGGTGCAGTTTTGGTAGGGTTTGGAGCTCATCTTTTAGTGGATAATGGAATAAAAATCGCTGATATTTTTGCTGTACCTCCATATATAGTTAGTTTAACTTTGATTTCTTTTGGTACTTCATTACCAGAATTGGTGACATCAATTATTGCATTGTTAAAGAAACATCAGGGTATGTCAGTCGGTAATATAATTGGTGCTAATGTTTTAAATATAGGCTTTGTGGTTTCTTTGACTGCTATAGTAAACCCAATTGAAGTTAGTAATAAAATTTTATATTTTGATTATATGGTCGCATTATTATTAATCGTGTTAAGTGTAGCATTTGCCCTCAAATATAATGGATATAAAAAATACAATGGTTTTCTTATGCTATTTATATATTTAGTTTATATTTCTGTCACAGTACTTGGTTTAGTGTGAAAGGTGGAATAAAAGACAGTATAAAAGCCCATGCAATATTGCATAAGCTTTTATAGTTTCCATACTTGACAGAAAATAATATATATAGTATTATGAAAATGAAAACCGTTACATATTTTATAAGTTTAATTCATATTAGGTTTACTATTTCTTATCTTTGGAAATGTAAACCGTTACAAGAAGGTGTATTTTATGGCAACTATAAGAGATGTAGCTGAGAAAGCAGGGGTTTCTATAGCTACAGTATCAAGAGTGTTAAACAAACAATCAGCTGTTAAACCCTCTACTAAAGTAAAAGTAGAAAAAGCAATTAAAGACTTGAATTATCAGCCTAATTATTTAGGTAGAAATTTACGTAGAGCTGAAACAAAACTTATATTAGTAGTATTACAAAACATCTCAAATCCTTTTTATGCTAAAGTAGTTAAAGGGATAGAAGATATAGGTCATAAAAATAATTATAATATTATGATATGTAATACAGATTCAGACCCAACTAGAGAAAGAAGCTATTTAGAATTGCTATTGAATAAGTTGGTTGATG
It encodes the following:
- a CDS encoding SPOR domain-containing protein translates to MERSNNMSLTVLVIVLAMLGLLVGYLLGNWFIQLVTGGTETQHLADSGNRVVEEEIILEDDSSDSEESISNYFSLDDSQGNSSNNQNLNNNSISQSQQFSTQGLYVLQVGAFNSRQNALSLTSELQDKGFQAVIAEGGVPYKVQIKAFNNREEAEDMQKEVEALGYDSFITH
- the rsxC gene encoding electron transport complex subunit RsxC encodes the protein MGSLTFKQGIHPEYNKELSNTKAFQKAKRPEQVIISLQQHIGAPCQPLVKKGDHVDMGEKIADSDSFVSAPIHASVSGTVKEIKTIQTPIGKSSQGIVIDADEEDTLAKGIASPGSLSDLSPDDIKKIIREAGIVGMGGAMFPTHVKLSIPEGKEVDHLILNGAECEPYLTVDHRMMIERPNDIIYGTKLLMKAISVSKAIIGIEENKPDAIKIMKKATANEDGIEIKELETKYPQGGEKMLIKALLDRTVPAGGLPLDIGVVVNNITTAVAVSDAVKKGVPLIERSVSVTGSGVNNPINLIYRIGTTIDKLIEEAGGLTEDASKVILGGPMTGFAQPSLDIATVKGTSGVLVLSKDEVADFNPQPCIKCARCVDVCPQYLMPVNLSKYAAKEMFDELEDYQVLNCIECGSCSFICPAKRPLMQYIKVGKNEVIAKKRNKS
- a CDS encoding RnfABCDGE type electron transport complex subunit D, giving the protein MMKEQLVVSSSPHIRSATTVRDIMWSVVVSLIPAVLAAVYFFGINAFLIVSVSIFGCLLTEFLFQKARGKEVTINDGSAVITGLLLALTLPPTASLWMVLVGSAVAIGLGKQVFGGLGYNPFNPALVGRAFLLAAYPVQMTNWMIDGVTTATPLNVIAESQYMTVEYWDLFIGNVAGSLGETSAFALLLGAAYLIYKGYISWRIPLGMLSSVFIVTYLFGGDPIFHLFAGGLMLGALYMATDMVTSPITKSGRWIFGFGAGIIVVIIRLWGGYPEGVLYSILLMNMTVPLLNRYTRPRSFGEGAK
- a CDS encoding RnfABCDGE type electron transport complex subunit G, with translation MKKIVLTLTLLGIISALLLAFVYQITTPIIEEHQEKARREAVLNVLPESDSYQEVEKNGIIFYEGNVENELALIVSGSGFQGEIEIMVGVNPTDGMIYAIRVLNHSETPGLGANITTDRFLANFENKPFGDYDVVKRPINNEYEVEGISGATISSENVSTIIESAIEKVSTVYGGEA
- a CDS encoding electron transport complex subunit E, which produces MQLLEDFKNGLWQENPVFRLVIGMCPTLAVTNTAVNGLAMGLATSFVLISSEIVISLIKKLIPNNVRIPSYILIIATFVTFVDYFLKAFVPGVAASLSLFVPLIVVNCLILGRQEAFASKNPVHRSIADALGMGIGFTWALVILSIVRELLGMGSIFGLQILGSWYPQMIIMVLPAGAFISLGVLIGIMNYISSKGVR
- the rsxA gene encoding electron transport complex subunit RsxA is translated as MEQFTRIILLFISTVFVNNFILVRFLGICPFLGVSKHVETAFSMGLATTFVMTLTGMATWLINTFILEMFNLPFLQYVSFIIVIASLVQFVEMFIKKSSPVLYKALGIYLPLITTNCAILGLALLIPLNGYNFIESIVFGFAAGVGFTLAIVLMAGLRETLEFGDVPAALKGVPITLIIAGIMALAFMGFAGLISI
- a CDS encoding RnfABCDGE type electron transport complex subunit B, translating into MDSVYIYSILSMGGLGALLAAGLGFASKAFSVEKDIRVEKIEEALPGANCGACGYAGCSAFAEAVAAGEAPVGACPVGGDNTAQTLGDIMGSSSESSEASVAQVLCSGGWKETQRPAEYSGVKTCKAANMIPGGTKSCQYGCLGLGDCAFVCPFDAIVMSENGLPEIDPKKCTSCGKCVEACPRSIITLAPVSKLNHIRCSSQDSGKLVRKICEVGCIGCGICAKSCPVDAIAMENNLAVLDYDKCVNCGICAEKCPTNAIEFTAERIKEIKITDNCVGCTRCAKECPVEAISGDLKEKHEIDPEVCIKCGICDDVCKVKGAIEVKY
- a CDS encoding ThuA domain-containing protein, which produces MNNEKKILALLGDFYHPADYYTEGLQNILSKDFNLQIESDYKKVDWDNLNDYNLFILAASGKLNPEKSDEIWMTEEHERKIESFLETGASLFVLHSGLAGYNTNSLIREICKGHFLHHPEEHPNITVDILNKEHSITRDIDEFQIVDEQYFVDVDKDDINILLETKTEEYGTAAAAWVHNYKSGKVYCLTPGHTIEVLNTKMMQKLILNGVNYCMKNK
- a CDS encoding calcium/sodium antiporter, translating into MVFLLFVLGLVIIIKGGNVFIDAAVVLAKKLQISELIIGATIVSLGTTLPEVAASVNAALQGESQFALGNAIGSIDINTGFVLGILIILSNITINKAVFWKKGLFLIAYMLVLIVLSLDNFISRFDGMILLAMMLIYFYMFINEFKNNPIETKVEYEEESTLAIVVFNLLLGAVLVGFGAHLLVDNGIKIADIFAVPPYIVSLTLISFGTSLPELVTSIIALLKKHQGMSVGNIIGANVLNIGFVVSLTAIVNPIEVSNKILYFDYMVALLLIVLSVAFALKYNGYKKYNGFLMLFIYLVYISVTVLGLV